From Carya illinoinensis cultivar Pawnee chromosome 5, C.illinoinensisPawnee_v1, whole genome shotgun sequence, one genomic window encodes:
- the LOC122311309 gene encoding uncharacterized protein LOC122311309 isoform X1: MTKGDSSDAKKHLCFFNADEDKDLHKALVDVKREFEQFDDLLHGDSIHFRSARWKVLFSDNFLKSCKNLKSITRKKSVIERLFKLSQGWRPKKRSSDPVCGSSSKIIKQFKVEDLYIVCANDIRKEWSDVVKELRYYQVLKVWDILPAGEIPKLIERLDNMFGKYTDDFLNRCKKKSLEGDLEVPESWSTSFDIVRFRNVANSENESDLVGCASDGGSYLENAKVSESLMLMKFYSFSFGVVGQLFSNKDSGELDLLFEVTDEEQEIIVFPRSAFILGRSGTGKTTVLTRKLLEKEKVLQMATELFYGVKSDNVVHSQENEVEENLGETERTILHQLFVTVSHKLCYAVKLQVTQHVSQLKSSICDGDCSKGTSSKDIDDFDDAVQFKDIPDSFVSVPTRSYPLVITFHKFLMMLDGTVGNSYFERFHEVRKLDPGRVGGRSIALETFIKLKEVNYERFSLSYWPHFNAKLIRKLDSSRVFTEIISHIKGGPQAVEEGDGKLSHDNYLLLSNSRVSSLSRQEREIIYELFQNYEKMKMKRGEFDLADLVIDLHRRLRIGSYTGDKFDFVYVDEVQDLTLSQIALFKYICKNVEEGFVFSGDTAQTIARGIDFRFQDIRSLFYKKFLLESKSCGHDKREEKGIMSKIFHLSQNFRTHDGVLKLAQSVIELLYHFFPQSIDVLEPENSLVYGEAPILLESGSNENAIITIFGKSGASIVGFGAEQVILVRDDSARKEVAKYVGKQALVLTIVECKGLEFQDVLLYNFFGSSPLQNKWRIIYEYMKEYDLLDSTSPSTFSTKHNVLCSELKQLYVAITRTRQRLWICENTEEFCKPMFDYWKKKHLVQVRQLDYLLAQAMQVASSSEEWRSRGMKLYHDCNYEIATMCFARAGDTYWERRSKAIGLRATADRMRHLNPEAANGILREAADIFEAIGKDDFAAYCFCELGEYERAGKLYLEKCGESELEKAGECFSLAGCYELAADVYARGYFFPECLKVCSKGKLFDKGLEYIRYWKKDATMDFGMVRRGKVIEKLEREFLEGCAHHYYERKDHKSMMRFVKGFHSVELMREFLKRLGCFDELLLLEEELGNFLEAANIAKLRGEILKVSDLLGKAGNFKEASMLILLFVLSSSLWTVGSKGWPLKQFTKKQELLAKAKSFAKNESNNFYACVCTEADVLSNEKTSVSVMKNSLNSSQRHKSAYGEIISARKIIDAHLHTNSSKYMWEDYFVFDRIKHSDQMISENQISVETLVYFWNFWKDHVLNIFKYLRSLETQDFNEYKQYGDFCLNYMGVWRQFRELNAIYILLNPGADWVRDLDNRFLHRNGKLVSINVRHLASTAGSYWSSEILSVGMQVLKHLEALYNLSLQNNLSIFCKSRSLTHIYEVAKSLLDCGYPDDKVLKRFVKFSAESFFGYVFPLDWQKSFAENMFSLRGSEVSKNLLQQAILENISSRGKLTYGKIGRVVMIILGLGKLNNDLYEKILKLFDGIDGNPPWKTFIQNLCGNVDISFPHATVPENISKSPREWSLLFRLHEALNDTYNANWMKENDYISPGCFLYLVECLLILASSFHGYFITSKSSFVEWFIYKEVDNYPNSTFVSEVQPFLGGIYESIINFVQQLLFNKKETLEWIRRSNINAKDYYPLLVFRSVAIICLVYLNSGSFLDSLSELLGRSYIIEHLPSEFYDVLRRRRKHLHLNVNVLAEAFKKVHNPLVIVRLEKNCSQFLCPDAIFVDMTEKPSWEDMLRVLHLQAVEASRCQIGAIEMGATNYCGEVLSLDSYDHEDYKLAPSNLAVQGDLNNMIGIKLAINYGYIWDGFEALKRLQIGGDPRCILKNDQAMKVYLGEYIHLLSIVMHECCRMNIYHEHENLFKEVASMLEELNLLSVALDARELQPGNNISTIGKVSKRLQSRRQHVEHFLNQFFLQLGIIHPVETLLGRSNISEQLPSELYDVFRRRGKHLHMNVNVLAEAFKKVHNPPTIVSLGKNCSQFLYPDSIFVDMTAKQSWEDMSRVLRLLAVEASRGQIGAIEVGATNSCGEVLSLDSYDHGGYKLAPSNLAGQGDLNKIIGIKLAIHYSYIWDRFEALKPLEIGGDPRCILKNDQAMKVNLGEYINLLSIIMRECRQMNIYHEHKNLLKEVATMLEELNLLSFALDVREPQPRNNISTIGKHSKRLQSRRQHVKTFLNQLFFHLSIIHLVETLLGRSYITKQLPSEFYDVFRRRGKPLHMNVNVLAEAFRKVHNPLVIVSLRKNCSQFLCPDAIFVDMTAKQSWEDMLRVLCLWTVEASRGQIGAIEVGATNACGEVLSLNSHDQWGYKLASSNLAGQGDLNSIIRIKLPINYSYFWDIFKALKPLEIGGDPRCMLENDQEMNVNLGEFIHLKSIIMRECRQMNIYHEHENLLKEVAGMLKELNLLFVALDARESRPESNISTIGKLYKRLQSRRQHVEPFLNQNQICNQSRVEQHHHTNFNSKISSKGLGSFGGIENLSETQIASTSDKTSWRNISKLLIFGGAVVLACNLDWGLLTKAIISSVARRFANSRNRS; encoded by the exons ATGACGAAGGGAGACAGTTCAGATGCTAAGAAACATCTGTGTTTCTTTAATGCTGATGAAGACAAGGATTTACACAAGGCACTTGTAGATGTGAAGAGAGAGTTTGAACAATTTGATGATTTGCTGCATGGAGACAGCATACATTTCAGAAGTGCTAGGTGGAAG GTTCTTTTCAGTGATAATTTTCTGAaatcatgtaaaaatttgaaGTCTATAACGagaaaaaaatctgttatagaACGTCTATTTAAACTTTCCCAGGGTTGGAGACCCAAGAAGAGAAGTTCAGATCCAGTGTGTGGAAGTTCTTCAAAGATCATAAAGCAATTTAAGGTTGAAGATCTTTATATTGTTTGTGCAAACGACATCAGAAAGGAATGGAGTGACGTAGTAAAGGAACTGAGGTACTATCAAGTTTTGAAGGTCTGGGATATATTACCTGCAGGGGAAATTCCAAAATTAATCGAACGGCTTGACAACATGTTTGGGAAATATACAGATGACTTTCTTAATCGCTGCAAAAAGAAAAGTCTTGAGGG GGATTTGGAAGTTCCGGAGAGTTGGTCAACCTCTTTTGATATTGTACGGTTTAGGAATGTTGCTaatagtgaaaatgagagtgatttAGTTGGTTGCGCATCTGATGGTGGAAGTTATCTTGAGAATGCAAAGGTTAGTGAGAGTCTGATGCTGATGAAATTTTACTCTTTCTCATTTGGTGTAGTGGGTCAGTTGTTTTCAAACAAGGATAGTGGTGAATTGGATCTTCTATTTGAAGTAACTGACGAAGAGCAGGAGATAATCGTTTTTCCTAGAAGTGCTTTTATACTTGGACGGTCAGGTACTGGGAAAACCACTGTTTTGACTAGAAAGTTGTTAGAGAAAGAAAAGGTGCTCCAGATGGCAACAGAATTATTTTATGGTGTGAAGAGCGATAACGTTGTGCATAGCCAAGAGAATGAGGTTGAGGAGAACTTGGGGGAAACAGAGAGAACTATATTGCACCAGCTTTTTGTGACAGTGAGCCATAAACTGTGTTATGCTGTCAAGCTACAAGTCACACAACACGTTTCTCAGTTGAAAAG ctcTATCTGTGATGGTGATTGCTCTAAAGGTACTAGTTCAAAGGATATTGATGATTTTGACGATGCTGTTCAATTCAAGGACATCCCAGATTcttttgttagtgttcctaccAGGTCCTATCCTCTTGTGATAACATTTCATAAATTTTTGATGATGCTTGATGGAACTGTGGGCAATTCCTACTTTGAAAGATTCCATGAAGTGAGAAAACTTGATCCTGGTCGAGTTGGTGGTAGATCGATTGCCTTAGAGACCTTTATAAAGTTGAAGGAAGTTAATTATGAGAGGTTTAGTTTATCATACTGGCCCCATTTCAATGCCAAGCTAATTAGAAAGCTTGACTCTTCCAGAGTTTTCACAGAGattatttctcatataaaaGGTGGCCCACAAGCTGTAGAAGAAGGTGATGGTAAGCTCAGTCATGACAACTATCTTTTACTATCAAATAGTCGTGTTTCCAGTTTAAGTagacaagagagagaaataatatatgAGCTCtttcaaaattatgaaaagatgaagatgaaaaggGGTGAGTTTGATTTGGCTGATCTTGTGATAGATCTACACCGTCGTTTGAGAATTGGAAGCTACACTGGtgataaatttgattttgtatATGTAGATGAGGTTCAGGATCTTACATTGAGCCAAATTgcattattcaaatatatctGCAAAAATGTGGAAGAAGGTTTTGTTTTCTCTGGTGATACGGCACAAACTATTGCAAGGGGAATTGATTTTAGGTTCCAGGATATACGATCTCTATTCTACAAGAAGTTTCTTCTGGAATCAAAAAGCTGTGGACATgataaaagagaagaaaaaggaataatGTCAAAAATTTTCCATTTGAGCCAGAACTTCCGTACTCATGATGGGGTTCTCAAACTAGCACAAAGTGTTATTGAACTTCtatatcatttctttcctcaATCGATTGATGTTTTGGAGCCTGAGAATAGTCTTGTGTATGGAGAAGCTCCGATTTTACTTGAATCAGGGAGCAATGAAAATGCAATCATCACTATTTTTGGAAAAAGTGGAGCAAGTATTGTTGGCTTTGGTGCGGAGCAGGTAATATTGGTACGGGATGATTCTGCTCGGAAGGAAGTTGCCAAATATGTTGGGAAGCAAGCTCTTGTTCTAACTATTGTGGAGTGTAAGGGCCTTGAGTTTCAG GATGTATTGTTGTACAACTTTTTTGGCTCATCACCTTTGCAAAATAAATGGAGGATAATATATGAATACATGAAGGAATATGATTTACTGGACTCAACTTCGCCAAGCACCTTTTCCACTAAACACAATGTCTTGTGCTCAGAACTAAAGCAACTTTATGTAGCTATCACACGAACAAGGCAGAGATTGTGGATTTGTGAGAATACAGAGGAGTTCTGCAAACCTATGTTTGACTATTGGAAGAAAAAGCATCTTGTCCAAGTTAGACAACTGGACTACTTACTTGCTCAAGCAATGCAAGTTGCTAGCAGTTCAGAGGAGTGGAGGTCAAGGGGCATGAAG TTATATCATGATTGTAACTATGAAATAGCAACAATGTGCTTTGCAAGAGCCGGAGATACTTATTGGGAAAGAAGATCTAAGGCTATTGGCCTTAGAGCCACAGCTGACCGAATGCGGCATTTGAATCCTGAAGCAGCAAATGGTATACTTAGGGAAGCTGCTGATATATTTGAAGCAATAGGCAAGGATGATTTTGCTGCCTATTGTTTTTGTGAGTTGGGGGAGTATGAAAGAGCAG GCAAGctatatttagaaaaatgtgGGGAGTCAGAGCTGGAGAAAGCTGGGGAATGCTTTTCTCTTGCAGGATGTTATGAACTTGCAGCTGATGTTTATGCTAGGGGCTATTTTTTCCCAGAATGTTTAAAAGTTTGTTCCAAGGGAAAATTATTTGACAAGGGTTTGGAGTACATTCGCTATTGGAAAAAGGATGCAACTATGGATTTTGGCATGGTTAGAAGAGGAAAAGTAATAGAAAAACTTGAACGAGAGTTTCTAGAAGGTTGTGCTCATCATTATTATGAGCGTAAAGATCACAAATCTATGATGAGGTTTGTTAAAGGTTTTCATTCGGTAGAATTGATGCGAGAGTTTTTGAAGCGTCTGGGTTGCTTTGATGAGCTTTTGTTGTTGGAAGAAGAATTGGGCAACTTCTTAGAGGCTGCAAACATTGCGAAGCTAAGAGGGGAGATACTAAAGGTTTCTGATCTCCTTGGGAAGGCCGGTAATTTCAAAGAAGCATCCATGTTAATTCTCCTCTTTGTGTTGTCTAGCTCATTATGGACAGTTGGAAGTAAAGGTTGGCCTTTAAAGCAGTTTACAAAGAAGCAAGAGCTTTTGGCAAAAGCAAAGTCATTTGCTAAGAACGAGTCCAACAACTTCTATGCTTGTGTTTGTACAGAGGCTGATGTTTTATCAAACGAGAAGACTAGTGTGTCTGTCAtgaaaaattctttaaattcttCTCAGAGACATAAGAGTGCTTATGGTGAAATAATATCTGCTCGAAAAATTATAGATGCTCATCTTCATACAAACTCGTCAAAGTATATGTGGgaggattattttgtttttgatcgAATAAAGCATTCGGATCAGATGATCTCCGAAAATCAGATTTCTGTAGAAACACTTGTTtacttttggaatttttggaaaGATCATGTTCTGAACATTTTCAAGTATCTTAGAAGTCTTGAAACCCAAGATTTTAATGAATATAAACAATATGGAGATTTCTGTTTGAATTACATGGGAGTCTGGAGACAGTTCCGTGAACTCAACGCAATATATATTTTGCTCAACCCTGGTGCTGATTGGGTGAGAGATTTGGATAATCGATTCCTTCATCGGAATGGAAAGTTGGTTTCTATTAATGTTCGCCATTTAGCTTCGACTGCTGGAAGTTACTGGTCTTCAGAGATACTTTCTGTTGGCATGCAAGTTTTGAAGCATCTTGAAGCTCTATATAATCTCTCATTACAGAATAACCTCTCCATCTTCTGCAAAAGTAGATCACTTACTCATATATATGAGGTTGCAAAGTCTCTTTTGGATTGCGGGTACCCAGATGATAAGGTATTAAAGAGATTTGTCAAATTTTCTGCTGAATCTTTCTTTGGCTATGTATTTCCTCTAGATTGGCAAAAATCATTTGCAGAGAACATGTTTTCTCTGAGAGGGAGTGAAGTTTCTAAAAATTTACTACAGCAAGCGATATTAGAAAACATCAGCTCGAGGGGTAAGCTAACTTATGGGAAAATTGGAAGAGTCGTGATGATAATTCTTGGATTGGGTAAGCTAAACAATGATTTGTATGAgaagattttaaaattgtttgatGGTATAGATGGGAACCCACCCTGGAAAACATTCATTCAGAATCTTTGTGGGAATGTTGATATTTCATTTCCACACGCTACTGTACCTGAAAATATCAGTAAATCTCCAAGAGAGTGGTCTCTTCTATTCAGGCTCCATGAAGCTTTGAATGATACCTATAATGCCAACTGGATGAAAGAAAATGACTACATATCTCCTGGTTGTTTCTTGTATCTTGTTGAGTGCCTATTGATCTTGGCATCCTCCTTCCATGGTTACTTCATCACTTCGAAGTCTTCTTTTGTTGAATGGTTTATCTACAAAGAGGTAGATAACTACCCAAATTCCACTTTTGTTTCTGAAGTGCAACCTTTCCTAGGAGGAATCTATGAGTCAATTATCAATTTTGTTCAGCAGCTTCTTTTCAATAAGAAGGAGACACTTGAATGGATCAGAAGGTCTAATATTAATGCAAAGGATTACTATCCGTTGCTGGTGTTCAGATCGGTTGCTATAATATGTTTAGTTTATTTGAACTCTGGGAGTTTTTTGGATTCACTTTCTGAATTGCTTGGTAGGAGCTATATCATTGAGCATCTTCCATCCGAATTTTATGATGTCCTTAGGAGAAGACGGAAACATTTACATCTGAATGTAAATGTGCTTGCTGAAGCATTTAAGAAGGTTCACAATCCTCTTGTAATTGTGAGATTAGAAAAGAATTGTTCGCAATTTTTATGTCCAGATGCCATTTTTGTTGATATGACGGAAAAGCCATCCTGGGAGGACATGTTGAGAGTCCTGCATCTTCAAGCAGTTGAAGCCTCTCGATGTCAAATTGGAGCTATTGAAATGGGTGCAACTAATTATTGTGGTGAAGTTCTTTCGTTAGATAGTTATGACCACGAGGATTATAAGCTCGCACCTTCAAACTTGGCAGTTCAGGGTGATTTGAACAACATGATTGGAATCAAGCTAGCAATTAATTATGGTTACATTTGGGATGGATTCGAAGCTTTGAAGCGACTGCAAATTGGTGGAGATCCAAGGTGCATTTTGAAAAATGACCAAGCAATGAAG GTATACCTGGGGGAATATATTCACCTTTTAAGTATTGTTATGCATGAATGTTGTCGGATGAATATTTACCATGAACATGAGAACTTATTCAAGGAAGTAGCTAGCATGCTTGAGGAACTGAATCTACTCTCTGTTGCATTGGATGCGAG GGAACTGCAACCTGGGAACAATATTTCAACGATTGGCAAAGTTTCCAAGAGATTACAGTCAAGAAGACAACATGTCGAACATTTCTTGAATCAGTTTTTCTTGCAACTTGGCATAATACATCCGGTAGAGACATTACTTGGTAGGAGCAATATCAGTGAGCAACTTCCATCCGAATTGTATGATGTCTTTAGGAGAAGAGGGAAACATTTACATATGAATGTAAATGTGCTTGCTGAAGCATTTAAGAAGGTCCACAATCCTCCTACAATTGTGAGTTTGGGAAAGAATTGTTCACAATTTTTATATCCAGATTCCATTTTTGTTGATATGACGGCAAAGCAGTCCTGGGAGGACATGTCAAGAGTCCTACGCCTTCTGGCAGTCGAAGCCTCTCGAGGTCAAATTGGAGCTATTGAAGTGGGTGCAACTAATTCTTGTGGTGAAGTTCTTTCGTTAGACAGTTATGACCACGGGGGTTATAAGCTCGCACCTTCAAACTTGGCAGGTCAGGGTGATTTGAACAAGATAATTGGAATCAAGCTAGCAATTCATTATAGTTACATTTGGGATAGATTTGAAGCTTTGAAGCCACTGGAGATTGGTGGAGATCCAAGGTGCATTTTGAAAAATGACCAAGCAATGAAG GTAAACCTGGGGGAATATATTAaccttttaagtattattatgcGTGAATGCCGTCAGATGAATATTTACCACGAACATAAAAACTTATTGAAGGAAGTAGCTACCATGCTCGAGGAACTGAATCTACTCTCTTTTGCATTGGATGTGAG GGAACCGCAACCCAGGAACAATATTTCAACGATTGGCAAACATTCCAAGAGATTACAGTCAAGAAGACAACATGTCAAAACTTTCCTAAATCAGCTTTTCTTCCATCTCAGCATAATACATCTGGTAGAGACATTGCTTGGAAGGAGCTACATCACTAAGCAACTTCCATCTGAATTTTATGATGTCTTTAGGAGGAGAGGGAAACCATTACATATGAATGTAAACGTGCTTGCTGAAGCATTTAGGAAGGTCCACAATCCTCTTGTAATTGTGAGTTTGAGAAAGAATTGTTCGCAATTTTTATGTCCAGATGCCATTTTTGTTGATATGACGGCAAAGCAGTCCTGGGAGGACATGTTGAGAGTCCTATGTCTTTGGACAGTTGAAGCCTCTCGAGGTCAAATTGGAGCTATCGAAGTGGGTGCAACTAATGCTTGTGGTGAAGTTCTTTCGTTAAACAGTCATGACCAATGGGGATATAAGCTCGCATCTTCAAACTTGGCAGGTCAGGGTGATTTGAATAGCATAATTAGAATCAAGCTACCAATTAATTATAGTTACTTTTGGGATATATTCAAAGCTTTGAAGCCACTGGAGATTGGTGGAGATCCAAGGTGCATGTTGGAAAATGACCAAGAAATGAAT GTAAACTTGGGGGAATTTATTCACCTTAAAAGTATTATTATGCGTGAATGCCGTCAGATGAATATTTACCACGAACATGAAAACTTGTTGAAGGAAGTAGCTGGCATGCTCAAGGAACTAAATCTACTTTTTGTTGCATTGGATGCGAG GGAATCCCGACCTGAGAGCAATATTTCAACGATTGGCAAACTTTACAAGAGATTACAGTCAAGAAGACAACATGTCGAACCTTTCTTGAATCAGAACCAAATTTGTAACCAATCTCGAG TGGAACAACATCACCACACAAATTTCAACTCCAAAATAAGTTCAAAGGGCCTGGGATCCTTTGGAGGGATTGAAAATTTGTCGGAGACACAGATAGCATCGACATCTGACAAAACATCATGGAGGAATATATCAAAGCTCCTCATTTTTGGTGGCGCTGTTGTACTTGCTTGTAATCTCGATTGGGGACTATTGACTAAGGCAATTATATCTAGTGTGGCCAGAAGGTTTGCAAATTCAAGAAACAGATCGTAA